The following proteins are encoded in a genomic region of Micrococcaceae bacterium Sec5.8:
- the glp gene encoding gephyrin-like molybdotransferase Glp, giving the protein MHRTQAGHVSVEAHRESVRHLLAPLRSPDRIERLPLLSALGRGLAADVVAPLDLPPFANSQMDGFAIRSADVPDGGADLHVAAPVAAGAMAPELAAGTAAPIMTGAMMPPGADAVVPIEQAVPDVFPAPGVPATVRLPAAPARSFVRHPGSDIRAGELALPAGTCLGPGQLGLLAALGFTEAPVFRALRILLVTTGDEVVEPGSPLGDGKIYDSNATLLEASMRQAGLDVTRTGISTDRPEELAALLRRHAADVDLVVTTGGVSKGAYEVVRQAMAGHDVQFFAVAMQPGGPQGIGTFEGVPVLGFPGNPVSCLVSFEMFLRPALGDLFGSPAPRPVVRARLAGALTSPAGKHQVRRGTVLPDGTVRLEGGAGSHLVSALAHSNALIQVPEGTAALAAGAEVEVWML; this is encoded by the coding sequence ATGCACCGCACCCAGGCAGGGCACGTCAGCGTGGAAGCACACCGGGAGTCGGTGCGTCACCTGCTGGCCCCGCTCCGCAGCCCGGACCGGATTGAACGGCTCCCGCTGCTTTCGGCCCTAGGCCGTGGCCTTGCCGCGGACGTCGTGGCTCCGCTGGACCTTCCGCCATTCGCCAATTCGCAAATGGACGGCTTCGCCATCCGCAGCGCGGACGTGCCCGACGGCGGCGCCGACCTGCACGTCGCCGCCCCCGTTGCCGCCGGAGCCATGGCTCCTGAACTTGCCGCCGGGACAGCCGCACCGATCATGACCGGCGCCATGATGCCGCCGGGAGCGGACGCCGTCGTGCCGATTGAACAGGCCGTACCCGATGTCTTCCCGGCCCCGGGCGTGCCCGCGACCGTGCGGCTGCCTGCTGCCCCGGCTCGGAGCTTCGTCCGCCATCCCGGCAGCGACATCCGCGCCGGTGAGCTGGCTCTTCCCGCCGGAACGTGCCTGGGACCGGGCCAGCTGGGACTCCTGGCGGCCCTGGGCTTCACGGAGGCGCCCGTTTTCCGTGCGCTGCGGATCCTGCTGGTCACCACCGGGGACGAGGTCGTGGAACCGGGCAGCCCGCTGGGCGACGGCAAGATCTACGACTCGAATGCCACCTTGCTGGAGGCGTCCATGCGCCAGGCCGGCCTTGACGTCACACGGACCGGGATCTCCACCGACCGCCCGGAGGAACTGGCTGCCCTGCTGCGCCGGCACGCGGCGGACGTGGACCTGGTGGTCACCACCGGCGGGGTCAGCAAGGGCGCCTACGAGGTGGTGCGGCAGGCGATGGCAGGTCACGACGTGCAGTTTTTTGCCGTCGCGATGCAGCCCGGCGGGCCGCAGGGGATTGGAACATTCGAGGGCGTACCGGTCCTTGGCTTTCCGGGAAACCCGGTGAGTTGCCTCGTGTCCTTCGAAATGTTCCTCCGGCCCGCGCTCGGGGATCTGTTCGGCTCGCCGGCGCCCCGGCCCGTGGTGAGGGCGCGGCTGGCCGGGGCGCTGACGTCGCCGGCCGGCAAGCATCAGGTGCGGCGCGGCACCGTCCTTCCCGACGGGACTGTCCGGCTTGAGGGTGGCGCAGGCTCGCACCTCGTCAGCGCGCTCGCGCACTCGAACGCCCTGATCCAGGTGCCCGAAGGTACCGCTGCGCTCGCTGCGGGCGCCGAGGTGGAAGTATGGATGCTGTGA
- the moaC gene encoding cyclic pyranopterin monophosphate synthase MoaC: MDAVNEENPPKMTPAGMTPAGKTPAGKNPAGKNPAGVNPAPEGPGLTHLRQDGTAQMVDVSNKAESTREATATATVRSTEEVLALLGSGDLPKGDALAVARVAGILAAKKTPDLIPLCHPLPIAKVTVDFELDADSVTVFATVKTRGVTGVEMEALTAASVAALSVYDMIKAVDKHAVLTDIKVLAKSGGKSGDWKL; this comes from the coding sequence ATGGATGCTGTGAATGAAGAGAACCCTCCAAAGATGACCCCCGCAGGGATGACCCCAGCAGGGAAGACCCCCGCAGGGAAGAACCCCGCAGGGAAGAACCCCGCAGGGGTGAACCCTGCACCGGAGGGCCCGGGCCTGACCCACCTGCGGCAGGATGGCACGGCCCAGATGGTGGACGTGTCCAACAAGGCCGAAAGTACCCGCGAGGCCACCGCCACCGCCACAGTCCGCAGCACGGAGGAGGTCCTGGCGCTCCTCGGCAGCGGAGACCTGCCCAAAGGCGATGCCCTGGCTGTCGCCCGGGTCGCCGGCATCCTGGCCGCCAAGAAAACCCCGGACTTAATCCCGCTTTGCCACCCGCTGCCGATCGCCAAGGTCACCGTCGACTTTGAGCTCGACGCCGACTCTGTCACCGTGTTCGCCACGGTGAAGACCCGCGGGGTTACCGGCGTCGAAATGGAAGCGCTGACCGCAGCCTCCGTCGCCGCCCTCAGCGTGTACGACATGATCAAGGCCGTAGACAAGCACGCGGTCCTGACCGATATCAAGGTGCTGGCCAAGAGCGGCGGCAAGAGCGGGGACTGGAAACTATGA
- a CDS encoding MogA/MoaB family molybdenum cofactor biosynthesis protein, producing the protein MSMPEPHRHGEATGRKAGVVIASTRAAAGIYEDLTGPVIIDWLTEHGFETYPAMVVPDGDAVGASLRALLTQAPAVIITSGGTGLSPTDATPEQTLPLLDREIPGIMEGIRAAGLTKTPTAMLSRGHAGAAGQTFIINLPGSPKGVMDGLSVLDSILGHLCDQLEGGHGH; encoded by the coding sequence ATGAGCATGCCCGAACCACACCGTCACGGTGAAGCCACCGGGCGGAAGGCCGGCGTCGTCATCGCCTCCACCCGCGCCGCGGCCGGAATCTACGAGGACCTGACCGGTCCCGTCATCATCGACTGGCTTACCGAACACGGCTTCGAGACCTATCCGGCCATGGTGGTTCCGGACGGCGACGCCGTGGGCGCGTCCCTGCGCGCGCTGCTGACCCAGGCGCCGGCTGTCATCATCACCAGCGGCGGTACCGGCCTCAGCCCCACGGACGCGACTCCGGAACAGACCCTGCCCCTGTTGGACCGGGAAATCCCGGGCATCATGGAGGGCATCCGGGCCGCCGGACTGACCAAGACCCCGACGGCGATGCTGAGCCGGGGCCACGCGGGTGCTGCGGGCCAGACATTCATCATCAATCTTCCCGGATCTCCCAAAGGTGTCATGGATGGGCTCAGCGTGCTGGACTCCATCCTGGGACACCTGTGCGACCAGCTGGAGGGCGGCCATGGGCATTGA